The following proteins are co-located in the Streptococcus downei MFe28 genome:
- a CDS encoding FAD-containing oxidoreductase, whose protein sequence is MELYDIIVIGFGKAGKTFAAKSAAQGKKVAMIEKDANMYGGTCINVGCIPTKVLIHSAETGHNFSEAMAERKKVTERLRAKNFAMLDKAPTADVYNATARFVSNKVVEITSNGESKQLSAQVIIINTGAVSNRLPILGLKDSKHVYDSTEIQNLEQQPKRLGIIGGGNIGLEFASLYAKLGSEVTVFDPMSRIFVREEEEISLLAKEYMEEAGVAFELNSNISRISNKDDSVIITTQNGDYSFDAVLHATGRRANTDSLGLENTDIALTDRGAIKVDDFCQTSVENIFAVGDVNGGLQFTYVSLDDFRIVWNYLNGDRSYSAANRHHVPNTTFINPPLARVGIDEATAKKQGLNYKANSLPVAGMPRGHVNGDLRGIFKVVIDVDSQQILGATLFGQEAHELINLITLAMDNGIPYTYFQQQIFTHPTMAENLNDVFNF, encoded by the coding sequence ATGGAACTATATGATATTATTGTTATCGGTTTTGGCAAGGCTGGAAAAACTTTCGCAGCAAAATCTGCAGCGCAGGGTAAAAAGGTGGCCATGATTGAGAAAGATGCTAATATGTACGGTGGAACTTGTATAAATGTTGGCTGTATTCCTACAAAAGTCTTGATACATTCAGCCGAAACTGGTCATAACTTTTCAGAAGCAATGGCCGAGCGTAAAAAAGTAACGGAGCGCCTGCGTGCTAAAAACTTTGCTATGCTAGACAAGGCTCCAACGGCTGATGTATACAATGCTACTGCCAGATTTGTTTCCAATAAAGTAGTTGAAATTACTTCGAACGGTGAGAGCAAACAGTTATCAGCCCAAGTTATTATCATCAATACTGGTGCAGTTTCAAATAGATTGCCAATCCTTGGATTGAAAGACAGCAAGCATGTCTACGATAGCACAGAGATTCAAAATTTGGAGCAACAGCCAAAACGTCTGGGCATTATTGGCGGTGGTAATATTGGTTTAGAATTTGCTAGTCTCTACGCAAAACTCGGTTCAGAGGTGACTGTCTTTGATCCTATGTCTCGGATTTTTGTACGTGAAGAAGAGGAAATCTCCTTACTTGCCAAAGAATACATGGAAGAAGCAGGGGTGGCTTTTGAGCTTAACTCTAATATCTCTCGAATATCTAATAAGGATGACTCTGTTATTATCACCACACAGAATGGCGATTATTCGTTTGATGCAGTACTTCATGCGACTGGACGGCGAGCAAATACAGATAGTCTTGGTCTTGAAAATACTGACATTGCACTTACTGACCGCGGTGCTATAAAGGTAGATGATTTTTGTCAAACCAGCGTTGAAAATATCTTTGCCGTTGGTGATGTTAATGGCGGTCTTCAATTTACCTATGTCTCATTAGATGACTTCCGTATTGTCTGGAATTACCTTAATGGCGATCGATCTTATTCTGCAGCTAATCGCCACCATGTTCCAAACACGACATTTATCAATCCGCCGCTGGCGCGTGTAGGAATTGATGAAGCAACTGCCAAGAAACAGGGTCTCAATTACAAGGCCAATAGCCTACCGGTTGCTGGTATGCCAAGAGGACATGTCAATGGAGACTTACGCGGTATTTTTAAGGTGGTTATTGATGTAGACAGTCAGCAGATTTTAGGGGCAACTCTCTTTGGTCAAGAGGCGCATGAACTGATTAATCTCATTACTTTGGCTATGGATAATGGTATTCCTTATACTTACTTTCAACAGCAAATTTTTACACATCCGACCATGGCTGAGAATCTTAATGATGTTTTTAATTTTTAA
- the cls gene encoding cardiolipin synthase, translating into MRGIFSRTTVIVLLLILQIYVIAAGYIWFQQYQIHIQVAGLIIASASVLYLINSDMDSTAKLTWMLVVLPMPILGGLFLLYTKIDWGYNGMKRQIMGNVEKTSPLLHQNDSVLAELKTSHSTAFNLAKYLSFGDNHFPVYKNSQVTYFPSGEAKFAELKKQLRQAKHYIFMEYFIIDEGMMWGEILSILEEKVAEGLEVRVMYDGMIEMTTLSFDYSKRLERLGIKSKAFAPLSPFLSTYYNYRDHRKIVVIDGEVAFTGGVNLADEYINEIERFGHWKDTAIMVRGRAVDTFLILFMQMWGTIKDEHKEVQAYLSHHENKLTTDGFVIPYGDSPLDNEKVGENVYIDILNHARDYVHIMTPYLILDSEMEHALRFAAERGVDVRIIMPGIPDKQVPYFLAKTYYRPLLASGVKIYEYSPGFVHAKVFVADDSRAVVGTINLDYRSLYHHFECATYLYHSSEIPKIERDFQATLEECRQVTPETLKKLPFSEKAIGAVVKAVAPLL; encoded by the coding sequence CTGAGAGGGATTTTTAGCCGGACGACTGTTATTGTTTTGCTTTTAATTTTGCAAATTTATGTAATTGCAGCCGGTTACATTTGGTTCCAACAATACCAAATTCATATTCAAGTGGCTGGCTTAATTATCGCCAGTGCTTCGGTCCTCTATTTGATTAACAGTGACATGGATAGTACGGCCAAGTTGACTTGGATGTTGGTAGTCTTGCCCATGCCTATCCTGGGTGGACTTTTCTTGCTCTACACCAAGATTGACTGGGGCTACAATGGCATGAAGCGGCAAATTATGGGCAATGTCGAAAAAACGTCACCTTTACTCCATCAAAATGATTCGGTCTTAGCAGAATTGAAGACTTCCCACAGCACAGCCTTTAATTTGGCCAAGTACCTCAGCTTTGGCGATAATCATTTTCCGGTCTATAAGAATAGTCAGGTTACCTATTTTCCATCTGGCGAAGCCAAGTTTGCCGAGCTTAAAAAGCAATTGCGTCAGGCCAAACACTATATTTTTATGGAATACTTCATCATTGATGAAGGCATGATGTGGGGAGAAATTCTCTCTATCTTGGAAGAAAAGGTAGCAGAAGGGCTTGAGGTTCGGGTCATGTATGATGGTATGATTGAGATGACAACCTTGAGTTTTGATTACAGCAAACGGCTGGAAAGATTGGGGATTAAGTCCAAGGCTTTCGCACCTCTGTCCCCCTTCCTATCAACCTATTATAACTATCGGGACCACCGTAAGATTGTGGTCATTGATGGTGAGGTGGCCTTTACTGGTGGTGTTAATCTGGCGGATGAATACATCAACGAGATTGAACGCTTTGGTCATTGGAAGGATACGGCCATCATGGTGCGTGGCCGGGCGGTCGATACCTTCTTGATTCTCTTCATGCAAATGTGGGGGACTATTAAGGATGAGCACAAGGAAGTTCAAGCCTACCTGAGTCACCATGAAAACAAATTGACAACTGACGGCTTTGTTATTCCTTACGGGGATTCTCCCTTGGATAATGAAAAGGTCGGAGAGAACGTCTACATTGATATTCTTAATCACGCCCGTGATTATGTCCATATCATGACCCCTTATTTGATTTTGGATAGTGAAATGGAGCACGCTCTCAGGTTTGCGGCTGAGCGGGGCGTGGATGTGAGAATCATTATGCCAGGAATTCCTGATAAGCAAGTTCCTTACTTCTTGGCCAAGACCTATTACAGACCTCTCTTGGCATCTGGTGTCAAGATTTACGAATACAGTCCTGGCTTTGTTCATGCCAAGGTCTTTGTGGCTGATGATAGTCGGGCCGTTGTCGGTACTATCAATTTGGATTATCGCAGTCTTTATCACCATTTTGAATGTGCCACTTATCTCTATCATTCTTCGGAAATTCCTAAGATTGAGCGGGATTTCCAGGCGACCCTTGAAGAATGCCGTCAGGTTACTCCAGAAACCCTCAAGAAATTGCCTTTCTCAGAAAAAGCAATTGGAGCAGTAGTAAAGGCCGTCGCTCCTTTGCTTTAA
- a CDS encoding LysR family transcriptional regulator encodes MNLNDLSIFINIYETGSLNQSAKALGYAQSNISARLQAIEREMGVQLFSRKYTGVVPTVNGREFYRFATATLTNLKALQANMHPTKKSVLISELLLDWDIHYKKRVDIGNDDIDICKSSDIFTRLREKEFDKIFCYQALTNLTNYRVQSNKIVASYLSLEEPGSQEELPLIVSKDKSCPFRKKSLIDYPSSKQIIELDSFKNIMNLVEQGSGFALLPEWMGQTKNFKRFNDQIIGIPFYFYEKL; translated from the coding sequence ATGAATCTTAATGACTTAAGTATATTTATCAATATTTATGAGACTGGTTCTTTAAATCAAAGCGCTAAAGCCTTGGGATATGCGCAATCCAATATCAGTGCCAGACTACAAGCTATCGAGAGGGAAATGGGCGTACAACTTTTTTCAAGAAAGTATACCGGTGTCGTGCCAACAGTAAATGGTCGAGAATTTTATCGATTTGCTACAGCAACACTCACGAATTTGAAGGCTCTTCAAGCCAATATGCATCCAACCAAAAAATCTGTGCTGATTTCAGAGCTTCTACTGGACTGGGATATTCACTATAAAAAAAGAGTGGACATAGGCAATGATGATATTGATATTTGCAAGAGTTCCGATATTTTTACTAGACTGCGAGAAAAAGAATTTGATAAAATTTTCTGCTATCAAGCCCTAACTAATTTAACAAATTATAGAGTTCAATCAAATAAAATTGTAGCCTCCTATCTATCCTTGGAAGAACCAGGATCTCAAGAGGAATTACCCCTGATTGTCAGTAAGGATAAGTCCTGTCCATTTAGGAAAAAATCTTTGATTGACTATCCAAGCTCAAAACAAATTATCGAACTGGACTCTTTTAAAAATATTATGAACTTAGTCGAGCAAGGGAGTGGTTTCGCTCTACTTCCTGAATGGATGGGGCAGACAAAGAATTTTAAGCGTTTCAATGACCAGATAATTGGAATCCCTTTTTATTTTTACGAAAAACTTTAA
- a CDS encoding DUF4865 family protein, with protein sequence MQAMQYHITLPSDYDMVIIRQRVGQTGHLMDGFPGLLFKAFLIGEKAQGEQHNSYCPLYVWQDDKGMTDFIFNGYFDNILRDFGWRPIEIGVTASVVLKENFEASKFVTLEVIDIASTESLESFPLHEKIQEEELGKVISYNPDKWKKNIFTFYADKPQKQENIQLFEILHISR encoded by the coding sequence ATGCAAGCGATGCAATATCACATCACTCTGCCATCTGATTATGATATGGTGATTATCAGGCAAAGGGTGGGTCAAACCGGCCATCTAATGGATGGCTTTCCCGGCCTGCTCTTTAAAGCTTTTTTAATCGGCGAAAAGGCACAAGGTGAGCAGCACAATAGTTACTGTCCCCTCTATGTCTGGCAAGATGATAAGGGGATGACTGATTTTATCTTTAATGGCTATTTCGACAATATCCTAAGAGACTTTGGTTGGCGACCTATCGAAATTGGTGTAACCGCCTCAGTCGTTTTAAAAGAAAATTTTGAAGCCAGCAAATTTGTAACTTTAGAAGTTATTGACATAGCGTCCACAGAAAGTTTAGAGTCTTTTCCCCTTCATGAAAAAATCCAAGAAGAGGAGTTAGGAAAAGTCATTAGTTACAATCCCGATAAGTGGAAAAAGAACATTTTCACTTTCTATGCTGACAAACCTCAGAAACAAGAAAATATACAACTATTTGAAATCTTACATATTTCAAGATGA
- a CDS encoding aspartate-semialdehyde dehydrogenase, producing the protein MGYTVAVVGATGAVGTRMIQQLEQSNLPIDKVRLLSSSRSAGKVLQYKGQDVTVELTTEDSFTGVDIALFSAGGSVSAKFAPYAVKAGAVVVDNTSYFRQNPDVPLVVPEVNAHALEAHNGIVSCPNCSTIQMMVALEPIRQKWGLERIIVSTYQAVSGAGQSAINETQRELKEVLNDGKDPKDVQADILPAGGDKKHFPIAFNALAQIDVFTDNDYTYEEMKMTNETKKIMEDDSIAVSATCVRIPVLLAHSESVYIETKEVAPVDEVKVAIANFPGAVLEDDVVHQVYPQAVNAVGKRETFVGRIRKDLDAPKGLHMWVVSDNLLKGAAWNSVQIAETLHEKGLVRSTKELKFELK; encoded by the coding sequence ATGGGATACACAGTCGCTGTTGTTGGTGCCACTGGTGCCGTCGGAACTCGCATGATTCAACAATTGGAGCAGTCCAATCTGCCAATTGACAAGGTTCGCCTCTTGTCATCCAGTCGCTCAGCTGGCAAGGTCCTCCAATACAAGGGTCAAGATGTAACCGTTGAATTGACAACTGAGGATTCTTTTACTGGTGTTGACATTGCCCTCTTTTCTGCAGGGGGGTCTGTGTCCGCCAAGTTTGCGCCTTATGCCGTTAAGGCAGGAGCAGTTGTGGTGGACAATACCTCTTACTTCCGGCAAAATCCTGACGTTCCTTTGGTTGTTCCCGAAGTAAATGCTCATGCTTTGGAAGCCCATAATGGGATTGTCTCTTGCCCTAACTGTTCAACCATTCAGATGATGGTGGCTCTGGAGCCTATTCGGCAAAAATGGGGCCTAGAACGGATTATCGTTTCGACCTATCAGGCGGTTTCTGGTGCTGGTCAATCTGCCATTAATGAAACCCAGCGTGAACTTAAGGAAGTCCTTAATGATGGTAAGGACCCTAAAGATGTTCAGGCAGATATTTTGCCAGCAGGTGGTGATAAGAAGCACTTCCCAATTGCCTTTAACGCCCTAGCGCAAATTGATGTCTTCACCGATAACGACTACACCTATGAAGAAATGAAGATGACCAATGAGACCAAGAAAATTATGGAAGATGATAGCATCGCTGTTTCAGCGACCTGCGTTCGGATTCCTGTCCTCTTAGCCCACTCAGAGTCTGTTTACATTGAAACCAAAGAAGTGGCTCCAGTTGATGAGGTCAAGGTAGCTATTGCCAATTTCCCAGGTGCTGTCCTAGAAGATGATGTTGTCCATCAAGTTTATCCCCAAGCTGTCAATGCTGTCGGTAAACGGGAAACCTTTGTCGGTCGAATTCGTAAGGACTTGGATGCGCCTAAGGGTCTTCATATGTGGGTGGTTTCTGACAACCTCCTCAAGGGTGCTGCTTGGAACTCTGTTCAAATCGCAGAAACCCTCCATGAAAAAGGGCTTGTTCGATCTACAAAAGAATTAAAATTTGAATTGAAATAA
- the dapA gene encoding 4-hydroxy-tetrahydrodipicolinate synthase — protein MTAQDSIQQLRQAKLITAMITPFKPDGSINFDALPDLVEHLLSNHTQGLLLAGTTAESPTLTHDEELELFKAVQEIVKGRVPLIAGVGTNDTRDSVDFAKEVVAFGGFVAGLAIVPYYNKPSQEGMYQHFKAIADASDLPIIIYNIPGRVVVEMAPDTMLRLAEHPNIIGVKECTSLDNMAYLIEHKPDDFLVYTGEDGEAFHAMNIGADGVISVASHSNGQEMHQMLQAIADNDIKKAASIQRKFIPKVNALFSVPSPAPVKAVLNHLGFEVGPLRLPLVACTPEEEKRIIKVVLEEDIEATRQTVTGVVRPDY, from the coding sequence ATGACTGCACAAGATTCTATCCAACAACTGCGTCAGGCCAAATTGATTACGGCTATGATTACACCCTTTAAGCCAGATGGTTCTATCAATTTTGATGCTCTGCCTGATTTGGTGGAACATCTCTTAAGCAACCACACCCAAGGTTTGCTTCTGGCTGGTACAACGGCCGAAAGTCCAACCTTGACCCATGATGAGGAATTGGAGCTATTTAAGGCTGTTCAAGAGATTGTTAAGGGGCGTGTTCCCTTGATTGCTGGTGTGGGTACCAATGACACTCGAGATTCTGTTGATTTTGCCAAAGAAGTGGTCGCCTTTGGTGGCTTCGTAGCTGGCTTAGCCATTGTTCCTTATTACAATAAACCATCTCAAGAAGGCATGTATCAGCATTTCAAAGCTATCGCCGATGCTAGTGACTTGCCAATTATTATCTATAACATCCCAGGACGGGTTGTAGTAGAGATGGCACCAGATACCATGCTCCGCTTGGCAGAGCACCCTAATATCATCGGGGTTAAGGAATGCACCAGTCTGGATAATATGGCCTATCTGATTGAGCATAAACCAGATGATTTCTTAGTTTATACTGGTGAAGACGGTGAGGCCTTCCATGCCATGAATATTGGGGCTGACGGTGTTATTTCTGTGGCCAGTCATTCCAATGGCCAAGAAATGCACCAGATGTTACAGGCTATTGCGGACAATGATATTAAAAAGGCTGCCAGTATCCAGCGTAAGTTTATTCCTAAGGTCAATGCCCTCTTCTCAGTTCCTAGTCCAGCGCCTGTCAAGGCTGTTCTCAACCATCTGGGCTTTGAAGTTGGACCTTTGCGACTGCCATTGGTAGCCTGCACGCCTGAAGAAGAAAAACGTATTATCAAAGTCGTCCTAGAGGAAGATATTGAAGCTACCCGTCAGACCGTAACAGGTGTTGTCCGACCAGATTATTAG
- a CDS encoding ATP cone domain-containing protein has translation MQITKRSGQVVEFDPDKIYQAILKAAQSVYVLDDKLRQELAEVTKKVVIDLEEAHADRPTISMVQSQVENRLMDAGYINIAEHYISYRLQRDLERNGYGDQIAVHLRFEKLK, from the coding sequence ATGCAAATTACCAAACGTAGTGGTCAGGTTGTTGAATTTGATCCAGATAAAATTTATCAGGCTATCCTCAAGGCAGCACAGTCTGTCTATGTTCTGGATGACAAGCTTCGTCAAGAATTGGCAGAAGTGACAAAGAAGGTTGTTATTGACCTGGAAGAGGCCCATGCCGACCGACCAACCATTTCTATGGTTCAATCTCAGGTTGAAAATCGTCTCATGGATGCTGGTTACATCAACATTGCTGAGCACTATATTTCCTATCGCCTGCAAAGAGATTTGGAACGTAATGGTTATGGTGATCAAATTGCTGTCCACCTGCGTTTTGAAAAATTAAAATAA
- a CDS encoding PLP-dependent aminotransferase family protein gives MPSKFQMITQSLTQAIQKGQLKKGEKLPSVRQLSQDYKCSKDTAQRALLELKYKKLVYPVPKSGYYVLEGQEQEEESLVINPESYNKLAYQDFKTCLSETLVGRENFLFNYYQQQEGLKQLLNSLQAHLFDQDIYTKVENLVVTSGTQQALYILSQMSFPNQKTKILLEQPTYHRMNNLVRQQQLPYLSIERGFSGLDLDQLEKLFRQEAIKFFYTIPRLSNPLGLSYSPQEKEALVDLAQRYDVYIIEDDYMGDFARSDNLPLHYYDTHERVIYLKSFSTTLFPALRLGLSLLPQDLVADFLAYKKLMDYDTSLIMQQALSLYLDNGMFKKNLSQLQHFFDQRQESAKELCHKLPDKLSYQVSPKNLSIQLPSQVKLGPFRERGLSLLDTACRIDQEESAYLHLANDQSLAREINKVKRVFENLEKIKQ, from the coding sequence ATGCCAAGTAAATTTCAAATGATTACTCAGAGTCTCACTCAAGCCATCCAAAAGGGACAGCTCAAAAAAGGAGAGAAACTACCGTCTGTTCGCCAGCTGAGCCAGGACTATAAGTGTAGCAAGGATACCGCCCAGCGTGCCCTCCTTGAACTCAAGTACAAAAAACTGGTTTACCCTGTCCCCAAGAGTGGCTACTATGTTTTAGAAGGCCAAGAACAAGAAGAGGAATCCCTTGTCATTAACCCAGAGTCCTATAATAAGTTAGCCTACCAGGACTTTAAAACCTGCCTATCAGAGACCCTAGTCGGAAGAGAAAACTTCCTCTTCAACTACTATCAGCAACAAGAAGGATTGAAACAGCTACTCAACTCCTTGCAGGCCCACCTCTTTGACCAGGATATCTATACTAAGGTGGAGAATCTGGTGGTCACATCGGGAACCCAACAAGCCCTCTATATTCTCTCACAGATGAGCTTCCCTAATCAAAAAACAAAGATTTTGCTGGAACAGCCCACTTATCACCGGATGAATAACTTGGTTCGCCAACAACAGCTCCCCTATTTAAGCATTGAGAGAGGCTTTTCTGGCCTTGACTTGGACCAGTTAGAAAAGCTCTTCAGGCAGGAAGCTATTAAATTCTTTTATACCATTCCTCGCCTCTCCAATCCTCTGGGTCTATCCTATAGTCCTCAGGAAAAAGAGGCTCTTGTTGATTTAGCCCAGCGTTATGACGTCTACATCATCGAGGATGACTATATGGGAGATTTTGCTAGATCGGACAACCTCCCCCTCCACTACTACGACACTCACGAGCGGGTCATTTATCTCAAATCGTTTTCAACTACCCTCTTTCCAGCCCTTAGATTGGGTCTTTCGCTACTTCCTCAGGATTTAGTAGCTGACTTTTTGGCCTACAAGAAATTGATGGATTACGATACTAGTCTGATCATGCAACAAGCCCTCTCCTTGTATTTAGATAACGGTATGTTCAAGAAGAATCTGAGCCAACTCCAGCACTTCTTCGACCAACGTCAAGAAAGTGCTAAAGAGCTTTGTCACAAGCTCCCCGACAAACTTAGTTATCAAGTCAGCCCCAAGAATCTTAGTATTCAACTACCAAGTCAAGTCAAATTGGGACCTTTTAGAGAAAGGGGGCTATCCCTCTTAGATACAGCCTGTCGAATAGACCAAGAGGAATCCGCCTATCTCCACCTGGCTAACGATCAGTCCTTGGCCAGAGAAATCAATAAAGTTAAGCGAGTTTTTGAAAATCTGGAAAAAATTAAGCAGTAA
- a CDS encoding ECF transporter S component, with the protein MSTKRITLAALFMALVIILSSSYLSVPVPGGHFYINGIVICLVGLLFPPTESVIVAGIGSFIGDFLFYPAPMFVTLISHSIQVLVISLLVKQAYEKLSKTRFFTALIVGGLLNLLGYFLGRSFLYANLLTALMKLPFDGFALVISILVVYLLYYHTRFVSMFKQAWGNR; encoded by the coding sequence ATGTCAACTAAAAGAATAACACTAGCGGCTCTCTTTATGGCTCTGGTCATTATCTTGAGCTCGTCATATTTATCAGTACCAGTTCCTGGTGGGCATTTTTATATCAATGGGATTGTCATCTGTCTAGTTGGTCTGCTTTTTCCACCAACTGAGAGTGTCATCGTTGCTGGGATTGGTTCTTTCATCGGCGATTTTCTCTTTTATCCAGCACCTATGTTTGTGACCTTGATTAGCCATAGTATACAAGTCTTGGTCATCAGCCTCTTGGTCAAACAGGCCTACGAAAAGCTCTCAAAGACCAGATTTTTTACAGCCCTGATTGTGGGTGGACTTCTTAATCTGCTCGGTTACTTTTTGGGGCGGTCCTTCCTCTATGCCAATCTGCTAACGGCTTTGATGAAATTGCCCTTTGATGGCTTTGCCTTGGTCATTTCTATCTTAGTCGTTTACCTCCTTTACTACCATACCAGATTTGTTAGCATGTTTAAGCAGGCTTGGGGAAATCGATAG
- the ylqF gene encoding ribosome biogenesis GTPase YlqF → MASIQWFPGHMSKARRQVQENLKFVDFVTVLVDARLPLSSQNPMLTKIVGDKPKLLILNKADLADPLLIKDWQAYFEKQGIKTLLINAKEQSTVKKLTDAAKNLMSDKLERLREKGIQKEGLRTMIIGIPNAGKSTLMNRLAGKKIAVVGNKPGVTKGQQWLKSNKDLEILDTPGILWPKFEDQEVGLKLALTGAIKDNLLPMDEVTIFGLNYFKENYPQRLMERFKGINLEEEAPEIIMDLTQKLGFRDDYDRFYNLFVKDVRDGKLGRYTLDKVSDLDGNH, encoded by the coding sequence ATGGCAAGTATTCAATGGTTTCCTGGTCATATGTCGAAGGCCAGGCGACAGGTTCAGGAAAATCTTAAATTCGTGGATTTTGTGACAGTTTTGGTTGATGCCCGTCTACCCTTATCCAGTCAGAATCCTATGTTGACCAAGATTGTTGGCGATAAACCCAAGCTACTAATTCTAAACAAGGCCGATTTGGCCGATCCCCTTTTGATTAAGGACTGGCAGGCATATTTTGAAAAGCAGGGAATCAAGACCCTGCTTATCAATGCCAAGGAGCAGTCAACGGTTAAGAAATTGACCGATGCAGCCAAGAACCTGATGTCAGACAAGTTGGAGCGTCTCAGGGAGAAAGGCATTCAAAAAGAAGGCCTACGGACGATGATTATTGGGATTCCCAATGCTGGCAAGTCAACCTTGATGAACCGTCTAGCTGGTAAAAAAATCGCTGTGGTCGGCAATAAGCCAGGGGTGACCAAGGGACAGCAATGGCTCAAGTCCAATAAGGATTTGGAAATCCTGGATACGCCAGGAATTCTTTGGCCTAAGTTTGAGGACCAAGAGGTGGGCCTGAAATTAGCCCTGACGGGGGCCATCAAAGATAATCTATTACCTATGGATGAGGTCACCATCTTTGGTCTCAACTATTTTAAGGAAAATTATCCCCAGCGATTAATGGAGCGCTTCAAGGGAATTAACTTGGAAGAGGAGGCGCCAGAAATCATCATGGACTTAACTCAAAAATTGGGCTTTCGCGATGATTATGACCGCTTTTACAATCTCTTTGTCAAGGACGTCCGAGATGGCAAACTGGGTCGCTACACCCTAGATAAGGTCAGTGATTTAGATGGCAACCATTAA